A window from Herbaspirillum sp. meg3 encodes these proteins:
- a CDS encoding NADH-quinone oxidoreductase subunit C, which yields MTTKLEALEAALRNALGGYLQNLTVALGEVTIVVKQADYLSAMRVLRDHADTRFEELIDLCGVDYSTYGDGVWDGPRFAVVSHLLSISHNWRVRVRVFAPDDELPLVASVTGIWSSANWYEREAFDFFGILFDGHDDLRRILTDYGFIGHPFRKDFPVSGYVEMRYDAEQKRVVYQPVTIEPREITPRVIREENYGIK from the coding sequence ATGACGACAAAATTGGAAGCTCTCGAAGCTGCCTTGCGCAATGCGCTTGGGGGGTATCTTCAGAATTTGACGGTGGCTTTGGGCGAGGTCACGATTGTGGTCAAGCAAGCCGATTATCTGTCGGCGATGCGCGTTCTGCGCGATCACGCCGACACCCGTTTCGAAGAATTGATTGATCTGTGCGGCGTGGATTACTCGACCTATGGCGATGGCGTCTGGGATGGTCCGCGTTTTGCCGTGGTGTCTCATCTGCTGTCGATCAGCCATAACTGGCGCGTTCGCGTCCGTGTTTTTGCTCCTGATGATGAATTGCCTTTGGTAGCCTCGGTGACTGGTATCTGGTCCTCCGCCAATTGGTATGAGCGAGAAGCCTTTGATTTCTTCGGCATCTTGTTCGATGGGCACGACGACTTGCGTCGTATCCTCACCGATTATGGCTTCATCGGTCATCCGTTCCGCAAAGACTTCCCGGTATCGGGCTATGTCGAAATGCGCTACGACGCTGAGCAAAAACGCGTGGTTTATCAACCCGTAACGATTGAGCCGCGCGAAATTACGCCGCGTGTCATTCGTGAAGAAAATTACGGGATTAAATAA
- a CDS encoding NADH-quinone oxidoreductase subunit J yields the protein MEFKTVLFYAFSVVLVLAALRVITARNPVHAALFLVLAFFSAAGIWMLLKAEFLAIVLVLVYVGAVMVLFLFVVMMLDINLDKMREGFWGYFPLAATIGVVIVLEMAAVLLRSFWAPEAQVPAASNTIGGTKALGMLIYTEYVYAFEVAAVILLVAIVAAVALTLRRRKDSKYFSPADAVKVKSTDRVRLVKMKSESTRNTGGDAQASGAEQQP from the coding sequence ATGGAATTTAAAACTGTCTTGTTCTATGCGTTTTCAGTGGTCCTCGTGCTCGCTGCATTACGCGTTATTACTGCCCGCAATCCGGTGCATGCGGCCCTGTTTCTTGTGTTGGCCTTCTTTTCGGCGGCCGGCATCTGGATGCTGCTGAAGGCCGAGTTCCTGGCCATTGTGCTGGTGCTGGTCTACGTCGGGGCGGTGATGGTGCTGTTCCTGTTCGTGGTGATGATGCTCGATATCAATCTCGACAAGATGCGAGAAGGCTTCTGGGGGTACTTCCCGCTGGCTGCAACAATCGGCGTGGTCATCGTGCTGGAAATGGCCGCTGTCTTGCTGCGCAGCTTCTGGGCTCCGGAGGCGCAAGTGCCTGCCGCATCCAACACCATCGGCGGCACCAAAGCGTTGGGTATGCTGATTTACACCGAATACGTGTATGCGTTTGAAGTTGCTGCCGTTATCCTCCTGGTCGCTATCGTCGCCGCTGTTGCCCTGACACTGCGCCGCCGCAAGGACAGCAAATACTTCTCCCCGGCGGATGCCGTCAAGGTCAAGAGCACCGATCGTGTGCGTCTGGTCAAGATGAAGTCGGAATCCACTCGTAACACCGGCGGCGATGCTCAGGCATCCGGCGCGGAACAACAACCTTAA
- the nuoL gene encoding NADH-quinone oxidoreductase subunit L produces the protein MAGQLNPHLLLAVPLAPLAGSAIAGLLGTKFFGNVVGRKVSHTATILGVLIALIISVQTLLAVIDGATYNGTLYTWMTVAGLKLEVGFLIDSLTAMMMCVVTFVSLMVHIYTIGYMKDDDGYNRFFSYISLFTFSMLMLVMSNNFLQLFFGWEAVGLVSYLLIGFWYTRPTAIKANMKAFLVNRVGDFGFILGIGLLLAYAGSMNYGEVFAKRGELAQLTLPGTDWMLLTVACICLFVGAMGKSAQFPLHVWLPDSMEGPTPISALIHAATMVTAGIFMVSRMSPLFELSDTALSVILVIGAITALFMGFLGTMQTDIKRVVAYSTLSQLGYMTVALGASAYSVAVFHLMTHAFFKALLFLGAGSVIIGMHHDQDMRNMGGLRKYMPITWITSLLGSLALIGTPFFSGFYSKDSIIEAAAASHLPGSGFAYFAVLASVFVTAFYSFRMYFMVFHGEERFGKADAHGHDDHHARAVAGVAAAHAAHADHAHGHDAHGAHDDHAHDDHEHHGLAPGQKPHESPLVVTLPLILLAIPSVIIGFLAISPMIFGDFFKNVIFIGENHKALEELAEEYHGPIAMAVHSLTSAPLWLAIAGVVVAYYFYMVNPRVPAWFKDKFSVIYTILDNKYYMDKFNDVVFAGGARLLGTGLWTVGDKGLIDGLVVNGSAKVVNWFSKVTRLWQSGYIYHYAFVMIIGVLGFLVWFMPFPFAK, from the coding sequence ATGGCGGGGCAACTTAACCCACATCTTCTTTTAGCCGTACCACTGGCGCCGTTGGCCGGTTCTGCAATTGCAGGCCTGCTCGGTACGAAATTCTTCGGCAACGTAGTTGGCCGCAAGGTATCGCACACGGCGACCATCCTCGGCGTATTGATCGCGTTGATCATTTCCGTTCAGACTTTGCTGGCGGTCATTGATGGCGCGACCTACAACGGCACGCTGTACACCTGGATGACGGTTGCCGGCCTGAAGCTGGAAGTCGGTTTCCTGATCGACAGCCTGACCGCGATGATGATGTGCGTGGTGACCTTTGTGTCCCTGATGGTTCACATTTACACCATCGGCTACATGAAGGACGACGACGGCTACAATCGCTTCTTCTCGTACATTTCGCTGTTCACGTTCTCGATGCTGATGCTCGTCATGAGCAACAACTTCCTGCAACTGTTCTTCGGTTGGGAAGCAGTGGGTCTGGTTTCCTACCTGCTGATCGGCTTCTGGTACACCCGTCCGACCGCAATCAAGGCCAACATGAAGGCCTTCCTGGTCAATCGTGTCGGTGACTTCGGCTTTATTCTCGGTATCGGTTTGCTGCTGGCTTACGCCGGTTCCATGAACTACGGCGAAGTCTTCGCCAAGCGTGGCGAGTTGGCGCAACTGACCTTGCCGGGTACTGACTGGATGCTGCTGACGGTGGCGTGTATCTGCCTGTTCGTCGGCGCGATGGGTAAGTCGGCACAGTTTCCGCTGCATGTCTGGCTGCCGGATTCGATGGAAGGTCCAACCCCGATCTCCGCGCTGATTCACGCGGCAACCATGGTGACCGCCGGTATCTTCATGGTGTCGCGCATGTCGCCGCTGTTTGAATTGTCCGATACCGCCTTGTCCGTGATTCTGGTGATCGGTGCGATTACTGCACTGTTCATGGGGTTCCTCGGCACGATGCAAACCGACATCAAGCGCGTGGTGGCGTATTCGACACTGTCGCAACTGGGTTACATGACCGTCGCACTGGGCGCTTCGGCCTACTCGGTCGCGGTGTTTCATCTGATGACGCACGCATTCTTCAAGGCTTTGCTGTTCCTTGGCGCAGGTTCGGTCATCATCGGCATGCATCACGATCAGGACATGCGCAACATGGGCGGCCTGCGTAAATACATGCCGATCACCTGGATCACTTCGTTGCTGGGTTCGCTGGCACTGATCGGGACGCCATTCTTCTCGGGTTTCTACTCGAAGGACAGCATCATCGAAGCAGCCGCAGCGTCGCATCTGCCAGGTTCCGGTTTTGCCTACTTTGCCGTGCTGGCCAGCGTTTTCGTGACAGCGTTCTACTCCTTCCGCATGTACTTCATGGTGTTCCACGGTGAAGAGCGTTTCGGCAAGGCAGATGCACACGGCCACGATGATCATCATGCACGTGCAGTTGCTGGCGTTGCTGCTGCACACGCTGCTCATGCTGACCATGCGCACGGTCATGACGCTCATGGCGCGCACGATGACCACGCACACGACGATCACGAACATCACGGTCTGGCCCCAGGTCAGAAGCCGCATGAGTCGCCGCTGGTGGTAACACTGCCGCTGATTCTGCTGGCAATTCCATCGGTCATCATCGGTTTCCTGGCGATTTCGCCCATGATCTTCGGCGACTTCTTCAAGAACGTCATTTTCATCGGTGAAAACCACAAAGCGCTCGAAGAGCTGGCTGAGGAATATCACGGTCCTATCGCGATGGCGGTGCATTCGCTGACCTCCGCACCGCTGTGGCTGGCGATTGCCGGCGTCGTCGTGGCGTACTACTTCTACATGGTCAACCCGCGCGTACCAGCCTGGTTCAAGGACAAGTTCAGCGTGATCTACACCATCCTGGACAACAAGTACTACATGGACAAGTTCAATGATGTCGTGTTTGCCGGTGGTGCACGTTTGCTGGGTACCGGTCTGTGGACTGTCGGCGACAAGGGCCTGATCGATGGTCTGGTCGTCAATGGCAGCGCCAAGGTCGTCAACTGGTTCTCGAAAGTCACGCGCCTGTGGCAATCCGGTTACATCTACCATTACGCTTTCGTGATGATTATTGGGGTGCTGGGTTTCCTGGTTTGGTTCATGCCGTTTCCGTTTGCCAAATAA
- the nuoF gene encoding NADH-quinone oxidoreductase subunit NuoF: MTCLHDRHIKPLILADLDGQNWHLEDYVKRGGYESLKRILAENITPEQVIAELKASGLRGRGGAGFPTGLKWSFMPRQFPGQKYLVCNSDEGEPGTFKDRDIIRYNPHSLIEGMIIGGYAMGITVGYNYIHGEIFDAYLRFEEALEEARAAGFLGDNILGTNFSFQLHGHHGYGAYICGEETALLESLEGKKGQPRFKPPFPASFGLYGKPTTINNTETFAAVPFIFKIGAQAYADIGKPNNGGTKIFSISGDVERPGNYEIPLGTPFSTLLELAGGMRGGKKIKAVIPGGSSAPVIRGDIMMETTMDYDAIAKAGSMLGSGAVIVMDETRCMVKSLLRLAYFYYEESCGQCTPCREGTGWMYRMVERIENGHGKLEDLDVLNSVADNIQGRTICALGDAAAMPVRAFIKNFREEFEYHIEHKHCSVPAYI, translated from the coding sequence ATGACTTGTCTGCACGATCGTCATATCAAACCGCTGATTCTGGCGGATCTGGACGGCCAGAACTGGCATCTGGAGGATTACGTCAAGCGCGGCGGCTACGAGTCGCTCAAGCGCATCCTCGCTGAAAACATCACTCCTGAACAAGTCATCGCTGAACTGAAGGCTTCCGGCTTGCGTGGTCGTGGCGGTGCTGGCTTTCCGACGGGGCTGAAGTGGAGCTTCATGCCGCGTCAGTTTCCTGGTCAAAAATACCTCGTCTGCAACAGCGATGAAGGCGAACCAGGTACATTCAAAGACCGCGACATCATTCGTTATAACCCGCACTCTCTGATCGAAGGCATGATCATCGGCGGTTATGCGATGGGCATCACGGTCGGTTACAACTACATCCACGGCGAAATCTTCGACGCGTATCTGCGTTTTGAAGAAGCGTTGGAAGAAGCGCGTGCGGCAGGTTTCCTTGGCGATAACATCCTCGGCACCAACTTCAGCTTCCAGTTGCACGGTCACCATGGTTATGGCGCCTACATCTGCGGCGAAGAAACCGCACTGCTGGAGTCGCTGGAAGGCAAGAAAGGCCAACCGCGCTTCAAACCGCCGTTTCCTGCCAGCTTCGGCCTGTACGGTAAACCAACCACGATCAACAACACCGAAACATTCGCCGCTGTTCCGTTCATCTTCAAGATCGGTGCACAAGCGTACGCCGATATCGGCAAGCCAAACAACGGCGGCACCAAGATCTTCTCGATCTCGGGCGACGTCGAACGTCCAGGCAATTACGAAATTCCGCTGGGCACGCCATTCTCCACATTGCTGGAACTGGCCGGCGGCATGCGCGGCGGCAAAAAGATCAAGGCTGTCATTCCTGGTGGCTCGTCCGCTCCGGTGATTCGCGGCGACATCATGATGGAAACCACCATGGATTACGACGCCATCGCCAAGGCCGGCTCGATGCTGGGTTCTGGCGCGGTCATCGTGATGGATGAAACACGCTGCATGGTCAAGTCGCTGCTGCGTCTGGCTTACTTCTACTACGAAGAGTCCTGCGGTCAATGTACGCCATGCCGCGAAGGTACTGGCTGGATGTACCGCATGGTCGAACGTATCGAAAACGGTCACGGCAAGCTGGAAGACCTCGATGTGCTGAACTCGGTTGCCGATAACATCCAAGGCCGCACCATTTGCGCGCTGGGCGATGCGGCGGCGATGCCGGTACGTGCTTTCATCAAGAATTTCCGCGAAGAATTTGAGTATCACATCGAGCATAAACACTGCTCGGTGCCAGCTTATATCTGA
- the nuoI gene encoding NADH-quinone oxidoreductase subunit NuoI, with protein sequence MEAIKDFFNSLLLRELFKGLALTGRYLFARKITIQFPEEKTPQSPRFRGLHALRRYPNGEERCIACKLCEAVCPAMAITIESEQRDDGSRRTTRYDIDLTKCIFCGFCEESCPVDSIVETHILEYHGEKRGDLYYTKEMLLAVGDRYENEIAAARTADAAYR encoded by the coding sequence ATGGAAGCTATTAAAGATTTTTTCAACAGCCTGCTGCTGCGGGAGCTGTTCAAGGGCCTGGCCCTGACAGGCCGCTATCTGTTTGCGCGCAAGATCACGATTCAATTCCCGGAAGAGAAGACGCCGCAGTCACCGCGTTTCCGCGGTCTGCACGCTTTGCGTCGCTACCCGAACGGTGAAGAGCGTTGCATCGCCTGCAAACTGTGTGAAGCAGTCTGCCCGGCGATGGCAATCACGATTGAATCGGAACAGCGTGACGACGGTTCACGCCGTACCACGCGTTACGACATCGATCTGACCAAATGCATTTTCTGCGGTTTCTGCGAAGAGTCCTGCCCGGTCGATTCCATCGTCGAAACGCACATTCTCGAATACCACGGCGAAAAGCGCGGCGACCTGTACTACACCAAGGAAATGCTGCTGGCCGTTGGTGATCGTTACGAAAATGAAATCGCTGCTGCGCGTACCGCAGACGCTGCATATCGTTAA
- the nuoH gene encoding NADH-quinone oxidoreductase subunit NuoH: MDQLIANINAVGPNYLGTAWPYVWTFVWSLLKILAVLIPLLISVAYLTYWERKLIGWMHIRLGPNRVGPAGLLQPIADALKLIFKEVTTPSRANKVLFFIAPIMTIMPAVAAWAVIPFGPEAVIANVNAGLLFVMAITSMEVYGVIIAGWASNSKYAFLGAMRASAQMVSYEISMGFCLVVVLMVSGSLNMIDIVTSQGKGYFASHGLSFLSWNWLSLLPIFVIYVISGIAETNRHPFDVVEGESEIVAGHMIEYSGMSFAMFFLAEYANMWLISILASLLFLGGWASPVSFLDFIPGWIWLGIKTFLVVSLFVWVRASFPRYRYDQIMRLGWKVFIPLTLVYLVIVATWMQTSWNIWK; encoded by the coding sequence ATGGATCAACTGATTGCCAATATCAATGCAGTTGGCCCCAACTATCTGGGGACGGCATGGCCGTACGTGTGGACTTTCGTCTGGAGTCTGCTGAAAATTCTGGCCGTATTGATCCCGCTGCTTATCAGCGTGGCGTACCTGACTTACTGGGAGCGCAAGCTGATCGGTTGGATGCACATCCGTCTTGGCCCTAACCGCGTCGGTCCTGCAGGTCTGCTGCAGCCAATCGCCGATGCCTTGAAGCTGATCTTCAAGGAAGTGACCACACCCTCGCGCGCGAACAAGGTGTTGTTCTTCATCGCGCCAATCATGACCATCATGCCGGCTGTCGCCGCATGGGCCGTGATTCCGTTTGGCCCTGAAGCTGTCATCGCGAACGTCAACGCAGGTCTGCTGTTCGTGATGGCGATTACCTCGATGGAAGTCTACGGTGTCATCATCGCCGGTTGGGCGTCCAATTCGAAGTACGCTTTCCTCGGTGCGATGCGCGCGTCGGCACAGATGGTGTCTTACGAAATTTCGATGGGCTTCTGTCTGGTCGTGGTGCTGATGGTTTCCGGCAGCCTGAACATGATCGACATCGTTACCAGCCAGGGCAAAGGTTACTTTGCTTCGCACGGCCTGAGCTTCCTGTCGTGGAACTGGTTGTCGCTGTTGCCGATTTTCGTGATCTACGTCATCTCCGGTATCGCTGAAACCAATCGTCATCCGTTTGACGTGGTGGAAGGTGAATCGGAAATCGTTGCCGGTCACATGATTGAATACTCGGGTATGTCGTTCGCCATGTTCTTCCTGGCTGAATACGCCAACATGTGGTTGATTTCGATCCTCGCTTCGCTGCTGTTCCTGGGCGGTTGGGCATCACCGGTCAGTTTCCTGGACTTCATCCCAGGCTGGATCTGGCTCGGTATCAAGACGTTCCTCGTGGTGTCGCTGTTTGTCTGGGTGCGTGCATCGTTCCCGCGCTATCGCTATGACCAGATCATGCGTCTGGGCTGGAAAGTGTTCATTCCGCTGACGCTGGTGTATCTGGTGATCGTCGCGACCTGGATGCAGACCTCGTGGAATATTTGGAAGTAA
- the nuoG gene encoding NADH-quinone oxidoreductase subunit NuoG, giving the protein MVEIEIDGKKVEVQEGSMVMDAANKVGTYIPHFCYHKKLSIAANCRMCLVDVEKAPKPLPACATPVTAGMIVRTASDKAVKAQKGVMEFLLINHPLDCPICDQGGECQLQDLAVGYGGSASRYEEEKRVVPPKDVGPLISMKEMNRCIHCTRCVRFGQEVAGVMELGMLGRGEHSEITTFVGNTVNSELSGNMIDLCPVGALTSKPFRYAARTWELSRRKSVSPHDSIGSNLIVQVKGGKVMRVLPLENEDVNECWITDKDRFAYEALDSEERLTKPMLKQDGKWQEVEWQVALEYVAHGLRNIRHEHGASAIAALATPYSTLEELTLLQKVVRGMGSENIDFRLRQSDFALDHQVNPWLGMSIVEFSQLNRALIIGSFLRKDHPLLTARLRQAVKSGAKISIVHATDDDLLMPVANKIIAAPSAWLSALSEVVVAVAQAKSVAVPAGFEGVEASQAAKQTAASLLSGTSKAVFLGNAAAQHPQASQLHAAAQWIAEQTGAKLGYLTEGGNTVGGYLANAIPGKDGVNALQAFAQPRKAYVLLNAEPELDSHDPQVATAALKQAEMVVVMSAYKHGADYADVLLPIAPFTETSGTFVNAEGRAQSFNGTVKPLGDARPAWKVLRVLGNLLGLQNFDYETSEAIRAEVIGAETDLSARLNNVSKLALQAANGAANGALERVADVPIHFTDAIARRSPALLQTQDGQAPKAWLSVALSQKLGIVAGDRVSVKQGQGSAVLTADIDKKLPENVVRVAAAHASTANLGSMFGAIVVEKA; this is encoded by the coding sequence ATGGTTGAAATCGAAATAGACGGCAAAAAAGTTGAAGTGCAAGAAGGCAGCATGGTTATGGATGCTGCCAACAAGGTCGGCACTTACATTCCTCACTTTTGCTATCACAAAAAATTATCCATTGCGGCTAACTGCCGCATGTGTCTGGTCGACGTAGAGAAGGCGCCGAAGCCGTTGCCGGCCTGCGCCACTCCGGTGACCGCCGGCATGATCGTCCGCACCGCAAGCGACAAGGCAGTCAAGGCGCAAAAAGGCGTCATGGAATTCCTGCTGATCAATCACCCGCTGGATTGCCCGATCTGCGATCAGGGCGGCGAGTGCCAATTGCAGGATTTGGCTGTCGGTTACGGAGGCTCCGCTTCCCGTTACGAAGAAGAGAAGCGCGTCGTTCCTCCTAAGGACGTCGGCCCGCTGATCTCCATGAAGGAAATGAACCGTTGCATCCACTGCACGCGTTGCGTACGTTTCGGCCAGGAAGTCGCCGGCGTCATGGAACTGGGCATGCTGGGTCGCGGTGAACATTCCGAAATCACGACATTCGTCGGCAATACCGTCAATTCCGAGCTGTCCGGCAACATGATCGATCTGTGCCCGGTCGGCGCACTGACATCCAAGCCGTTCCGCTACGCCGCGCGCACCTGGGAATTGTCGCGTCGCAAGTCGGTCAGCCCGCACGACAGCATTGGCTCCAACCTGATCGTTCAGGTCAAGGGCGGCAAGGTGATGCGCGTTCTGCCGCTGGAGAACGAAGACGTCAACGAATGCTGGATCACCGATAAAGATCGTTTTGCTTACGAAGCGCTGGACAGCGAAGAGCGTCTGACCAAGCCGATGCTCAAGCAAGACGGCAAATGGCAAGAAGTGGAATGGCAAGTTGCGCTGGAATACGTCGCGCACGGCCTGCGTAATATCCGCCATGAACACGGCGCAAGCGCCATCGCTGCATTGGCTACACCGTACTCGACACTGGAAGAGCTGACATTGCTGCAAAAAGTCGTGCGCGGCATGGGCTCGGAAAACATCGATTTCCGCCTGCGCCAGTCCGACTTCGCGCTCGACCACCAGGTCAATCCTTGGCTGGGCATGTCGATCGTCGAGTTCTCGCAACTGAATCGTGCTTTGATCATCGGCTCGTTCCTGCGTAAGGATCACCCGCTGCTGACCGCGCGTCTGCGTCAAGCAGTAAAGAGCGGCGCCAAGATCAGCATTGTGCACGCAACTGATGACGACCTGCTGATGCCGGTTGCCAACAAGATCATCGCAGCACCGTCCGCATGGTTGTCCGCGCTGAGCGAAGTTGTTGTCGCGGTCGCGCAAGCCAAGAGCGTTGCAGTCCCTGCCGGTTTCGAAGGCGTGGAAGCATCGCAAGCCGCCAAGCAAACTGCAGCAAGCCTGCTGTCGGGTACGTCAAAGGCCGTATTCCTGGGCAATGCCGCTGCACAGCATCCGCAAGCGTCGCAACTGCACGCTGCGGCACAATGGATTGCAGAACAAACCGGTGCCAAACTGGGTTATCTGACTGAAGGCGGCAATACCGTCGGTGGTTATCTGGCCAATGCGATTCCAGGCAAAGACGGCGTCAACGCGCTGCAAGCTTTTGCGCAGCCACGCAAAGCCTATGTACTGCTGAATGCCGAGCCGGAACTGGATAGCCATGACCCGCAAGTCGCCACTGCAGCGCTGAAGCAAGCTGAAATGGTTGTCGTCATGTCTGCATACAAACATGGCGCCGATTACGCCGATGTGTTGCTGCCGATCGCACCATTTACCGAAACATCCGGTACTTTCGTCAATGCCGAAGGCCGTGCACAAAGCTTCAACGGTACCGTCAAGCCATTGGGCGACGCGCGTCCGGCATGGAAGGTGTTGCGCGTTCTGGGGAACCTGCTGGGTCTGCAAAACTTCGACTACGAAACATCGGAAGCGATTCGCGCCGAAGTGATTGGTGCTGAGACTGATTTGTCCGCCCGTCTGAACAACGTCTCCAAGCTGGCTCTGCAAGCTGCCAATGGTGCTGCCAACGGCGCGCTGGAACGTGTTGCGGATGTGCCTATTCACTTCACTGACGCGATCGCCCGCCGCTCGCCTGCATTGTTGCAAACGCAAGATGGCCAGGCACCGAAGGCATGGCTGTCGGTCGCGCTGTCGCAAAAACTCGGCATCGTTGCCGGTGACCGCGTAAGCGTCAAGCAAGGACAGGGCAGTGCAGTGCTGACTGCGGATATCGACAAGAAGCTGCCGGAAAACGTCGTACGTGTGGCTGCAGCCCATGCAAGCACCGCTAATCTGGGCAGCATGTTTGGCGCAATCGTTGTGGAGAAAGCGTAA
- a CDS encoding NADH-quinone oxidoreductase subunit D, which translates to MAEIKNYTLNFGPQHPAAHGVLRLVLELDGEVIQRADPHIGLLHRATEKLAEQKTYLQSVPYMDRLDYVSMMCNEHAYVMAIEKLLGIEVPMRAQYIRVMFDEITRLLNHLMWIGAHGLDVGAMGVLLYAFREREDLMDCYEAVSGARMHAAYYRPGGVYRDLPDTMPQYKASIIRNDKAIKQLNENRQGSMLDFIEDFTNRFPKYVDEYETLLTDNRIWKQRLVGIGVVSPERAMAMGFTGPMLRGSGIEWDLRKKQPYEVYDLLDFDIPVGKNGDSYDRYLVRVEEMRQSNRIIKQCVEWLRNNPGPVIIDNHKIAPPPRMDMKSNMEDLIHHFKLFTEGFHVPPGETYAAVEHPKGEFGIYLVSDGANKPYRMKIRAPGFAHLSSLNEMAKGHMIADAVTIIGTQDIVFGEIDR; encoded by the coding sequence ATGGCTGAAATCAAGAATTACACGCTGAACTTTGGTCCTCAGCATCCTGCCGCACACGGTGTGTTGCGTCTGGTGCTTGAGCTCGACGGTGAAGTTATCCAGCGTGCCGACCCGCATATCGGTCTGCTGCATCGCGCAACCGAAAAGCTGGCCGAGCAAAAAACCTACCTGCAATCGGTTCCTTACATGGATCGTCTCGACTACGTGTCGATGATGTGTAACGAACACGCCTATGTCATGGCGATCGAAAAGCTGCTCGGCATCGAAGTGCCGATGCGTGCTCAGTACATCCGCGTGATGTTCGATGAAATCACCCGTCTGTTGAACCACCTGATGTGGATCGGCGCGCACGGCCTGGACGTCGGCGCCATGGGTGTTCTGCTGTACGCCTTCCGCGAACGCGAAGATTTGATGGATTGCTACGAAGCCGTCTCCGGCGCTCGTATGCATGCTGCCTACTATCGTCCGGGCGGCGTTTATCGCGATTTGCCGGATACCATGCCGCAGTACAAGGCATCGATCATCCGCAATGACAAGGCAATCAAGCAACTCAATGAAAATCGCCAGGGTTCGATGCTGGACTTCATTGAGGACTTCACCAACCGTTTCCCGAAATATGTCGATGAGTACGAAACACTGCTGACCGACAATCGTATCTGGAAGCAGCGTCTGGTCGGCATCGGTGTGGTCTCGCCTGAACGTGCAATGGCCATGGGCTTCACCGGCCCAATGCTGCGTGGTTCGGGTATCGAATGGGATCTGCGCAAGAAGCAACCGTACGAAGTCTACGATCTGCTGGATTTTGATATCCCCGTCGGCAAGAACGGCGATAGCTACGATCGCTATCTGGTCCGCGTGGAAGAAATGCGCCAATCCAACCGCATCATCAAGCAATGCGTCGAATGGCTGCGTAACAATCCAGGCCCGGTCATCATCGACAACCACAAGATTGCTCCGCCTCCGCGCATGGACATGAAGTCCAACATGGAAGATCTGATTCACCACTTCAAACTGTTCACCGAAGGCTTCCACGTGCCGCCGGGTGAGACATATGCTGCCGTTGAGCATCCGAAGGGCGAGTTCGGTATCTACCTGGTGTCGGATGGCGCCAACAAGCCATACCGCATGAAGATTCGCGCGCCAGGTTTCGCGCATTTGTCGAGTCTGAATGAAATGGCAAAGGGTCACATGATTGCCGATGCAGTCACAATCATCGGTACGCAAGACATTGTGTTTGGTGAAATCGACCGATAA
- the nuoE gene encoding NADH-quinone oxidoreductase subunit NuoE, producing the protein MANDMLLSQDALKKIDRELAKYPADQRQSAVMSALRIAQDEHGWLPAELQQEIADYIGMPAVAVQEVATFYNMYNTSPQGKHKITVCTNLPCLLSGGDRAAHHLKHKLGVGYKETTADGQFTIVEGECMGACGDAPVMLVNNHRMCSWMSNDKIDALLEELKK; encoded by the coding sequence ATGGCCAACGATATGCTGTTAAGTCAAGACGCTCTAAAGAAAATCGATCGCGAACTCGCGAAATATCCGGCAGATCAACGCCAGTCTGCGGTCATGTCCGCGCTGCGCATTGCTCAGGATGAACACGGCTGGCTGCCTGCCGAGCTGCAACAGGAAATCGCTGATTACATCGGCATGCCTGCGGTCGCGGTGCAAGAAGTCGCCACGTTCTACAACATGTACAACACCAGCCCGCAGGGTAAGCACAAGATTACCGTCTGTACGAATTTGCCTTGCCTGTTGTCGGGCGGCGATCGCGCAGCGCATCATCTGAAGCACAAGCTCGGTGTCGGCTACAAGGAAACCACTGCTGACGGTCAGTTCACGATCGTTGAAGGCGAATGCATGGGCGCATGCGGCGACGCACCTGTCATGCTGGTCAATAACCACCGCATGTGCAGCTGGATGTCGAACGACAAGATCGACGCGCTGCTGGAGGAACTGAAGAAATGA
- the nuoK gene encoding NADH-quinone oxidoreductase subunit NuoK — MTLSLSHYLILGAILFAISIVGIFLNRKNVIVLLMAIELMLLAVNMNFIAFSHYLGDAAGQIFVFFILTVAAAESAIGLAILVVLFRNLDTINVEDLDTLKG, encoded by the coding sequence ATGACTCTTTCGCTCTCGCATTATCTGATCCTCGGCGCGATTCTGTTCGCGATCTCGATCGTAGGTATTTTTCTGAACCGCAAGAACGTCATCGTGTTGCTGATGGCAATCGAATTGATGTTGTTGGCGGTGAATATGAACTTCATTGCTTTCTCGCATTATCTCGGCGACGCAGCAGGGCAGATCTTCGTGTTCTTCATCCTGACCGTGGCAGCTGCTGAGTCCGCAATTGGTCTGGCGATTCTGGTGGTGCTGTTCCGTAATCTGGACACCATCAACGTCGAAGATCTGGACACGCTCAAGGGATAA